From the genome of Ptychodera flava strain L36383 chromosome 20, AS_Pfla_20210202, whole genome shotgun sequence, one region includes:
- the LOC139120069 gene encoding major facilitator superfamily domain-containing protein 10-like, giving the protein MPTAAQLNCGISKNSLSVCDIARVHRNTYIMETRRRANGHLSEDSTPVNTNGDIQNVQKSASDTSERTDSPRILYIVFISLLIDLLGFTVILPLLPSLLDYYGKNSNDGLYQMLVSQVNSFRDFIGVPNIEKYNSVLFGGVISSLFSFLQFVASPVVGSASDVYGRRPLMLLCMVGIAISYALWAVSRNFTVFVIARIIGGISKGNVSLSTAIVTDASSVKNRGKGMALIGVAFSLGFLFGPSIGAYFAKIATFRQGEFYTMPALFALSLALLDVVFLYVFLEETLPAGKRAPSFSSSLKEAHNLLSPYALFQFSAVKRCPEKDLGTLRQIGRSYFLYLFLYSGLEFTLTFLVHNRFQYTSMEQGKMFLFIGVIMALVQGGYSRRVPQGAEKKVALRGMLILVPAFIIIAFASSQAVLYIGLALFSFASATVVPCMTTMVSSYGNADQKGTVVGIFRSLGALARAVGPVAASTIYWSIGSEFCYMIGGLLLVIPMMLLMKVQPQKAMA; this is encoded by the exons ATGCCAACAGCTGCACAGCTGAACTGTGGGATTTCTAAGAATAGCTTGTCAGTCTGTGACATTGCCAGAGTCCACAGAAACACATACATCATGGAGACCAGAAGACGTGCGAACGGTCATCTCTCGGAGGACAGTACACCTGTGAACACAAACGGAGACATTCAAAATGTGCAGAAATCAGCTTCAGACACTTCTGAACGCACGGATTCACCACGGATTCTCTATATTGTCTTTATTTCACTTCTGATTGATTTGTTGGGATTCACGGTTATTCTGCCGTTGTTGCCATCACTACTGGATTACTATGGAAAGAACAGTAAT gATGGTTTGTATCAGATGCTGGTATCACAAGTCAACAGTTTCCGGGATTTCATTGGTGTACCAAACATTGAAAAGTACAACTCTGTACTGTTTGGAG GTGTTATATCATCACTGTTTTCATTTCTGCAATTTGTTGCAAGTCCTGTGGTTGGGTCAGCATCAGACGTCTACGGTAGACGGCCTCTAATGTTACTATGTATG GTTGGCATTGCAATATCATATGCCTTATGGGCAGTATCCAGAAATTTCACGGTGTTTGTTATAGCTAGGATTATTGGTGGGATTAGCAAAGGAAATGTTAGCCTCAGTACAGCGATAGTCACTGATGCGTCATCTGTCAAAAACAGAGGCAAGGGAATG GCTCTTATAGGTGTAGCGTTTTCTTTGGGTTTTCTCTTTGGTCCTTCAATTGGTGCTTACTTTGCCAAGATAGCTACTTTCAGACAGGGAGAGTTCTACACAATGCCAGCACTCTTTGCACTCAGCCTTGCACTTCTAGATGTTGTATTCCTCTATGTGTTCCTTGAAGAGACCCTGCCAGCTGGCAAACGG GCCCCATCATTTAGTAGCAGCTTAAAAGAAGCACATAATTTATTGAGTCCCTATGCTCTGTTTCAATTCTCTGCCGTCAAAAGATGTCCAGAAAAGG atcttggaaccttaagacaAATTGGAAGaagttattttttatatttgtttctctactctGGACTTGAATTCACTCTCACATTCCTTGTCCATAACAGATTTCAGTACACAAG CATGGAGCAAGGcaaaatgtttcttttcatCGGTGTGATCATGGCACTGGTACAAG GTGGTTACAGTCGACGAGTACCCCAGGGGGCAGAAAAGAAAGTTGCTCTGAGG GGGATGTTAATACTTGTACCAGCCTTCATCATAATTGCATTCGCTTCAAGTCAGGCAGTACTTTATATCGGGCTTGCTCTGTTCAGTTTtg CATCTGCCACTGTGGTTCCATGCATGACTACCATGGTGTCTTCTTATG GTAATGCTGACCAGAAGGGAACTGTAGTTGGAATATTCCGATCACTTGGAGCTCTTGCAAGAGCTGTAGGACCTGTTGCGGCATCCACAA TTTATTGGAGCATCGGTTCAGAATTCTGCTACATGATTGGTGGGTTACTGCTGGTAATTCCCATGATGCTACTGATGAAGGTACAGCCACAAAAGGCAATGGCATAA